One segment of Vibrio orientalis CIP 102891 = ATCC 33934 DNA contains the following:
- a CDS encoding class I SAM-dependent methyltransferase, translated as MDENSQIWRQYYEKARSRPHLKRTELAVRLNESDLKVATDVGCGTGSDIEYLEQQGFQVHGFDINPDSVAICRDRFKSKSLVDIVESSFESFDYPKSAVVIANSSLFFVDPDQFEATWSRIKSSIEIGGVFAGDFMGFKDSWAKNYRSPTTTLSESEVKALLSDFEIVRFFERDENAKTSLGRIKHWHTYSVVAVKRT; from the coding sequence ATGGATGAAAATAGTCAAATATGGCGTCAGTACTACGAAAAGGCACGATCTCGACCACACTTAAAGCGTACTGAGCTTGCAGTCCGACTCAACGAATCAGACCTCAAAGTAGCCACGGATGTTGGTTGTGGAACAGGTAGCGATATCGAGTATCTAGAACAACAGGGTTTTCAAGTTCATGGCTTCGATATTAATCCTGATTCCGTCGCTATTTGTAGAGACCGATTTAAGTCAAAGTCATTAGTGGATATCGTAGAGTCTTCGTTTGAGTCGTTCGACTACCCAAAATCTGCTGTAGTAATCGCAAACTCAAGCTTATTCTTCGTTGACCCAGACCAATTTGAAGCGACCTGGAGCAGAATTAAATCTTCCATTGAAATCGGAGGGGTGTTTGCAGGGGACTTCATGGGGTTTAAAGATAGCTGGGCTAAAAACTATCGAAGCCCAACAACAACTTTATCGGAATCAGAGGTAAAGGCTTTGCTCTCTGACTTTGAAATTGTCAGGTTCTTTGAGCGTGATGAAAACGCTAAAACTTCATTGGGTAGAATAAAGCATTGGCATACATATTCCGTGGTCGCTGTGAAACGGACATAA
- a CDS encoding HDOD domain-containing protein, which produces MVMQSSLTTNKNYNQEAVDLARKISLLTKERHAKWLVSLKYLLDQSDVDGVLSRQSEFCDSVILNEKERITDNQRLLLECESSRVQERRQAIEERQKIHSFVIDDVAAYAQEKIFEKLASLPVNKLFNRFPDFSHFMSIAYSPSLTYTKLSVLTTNDTQLKSEVIELANNPKFCERIGKSARNLQDPKIAIGTLGIENSSLLFPILMARRLLRWQDKPTKNIAPKLWQYLILTANVTRLRLEQGNAKNPEQGVLLGVLRTLSHFAVVNHFTQLYEDALVDKMQYYRENNMRDQYYSCADVTPNLSIIPKLIVELEHTLTQKIVDALDWGPQTLHLKVALQEDLDQVPILERSEAGVALAQAQAYAIYDALERSDVFVEKHKPFWFANVQMSAESIQQICAKQPGKVELSQ; this is translated from the coding sequence ATGGTTATGCAAAGTTCTCTCACTACAAATAAGAATTACAACCAAGAAGCTGTTGACCTTGCACGCAAAATATCTCTCTTAACAAAAGAGCGCCATGCCAAGTGGTTAGTCAGTTTAAAATACTTACTCGATCAATCCGATGTTGATGGTGTATTGAGTCGACAGAGTGAGTTTTGTGACAGTGTAATTCTAAACGAGAAAGAGCGAATTACGGATAATCAGCGCCTACTACTCGAATGTGAAAGTTCACGAGTTCAAGAGCGTAGGCAAGCAATTGAAGAAAGACAAAAGATTCATAGTTTTGTTATTGATGATGTCGCAGCCTATGCACAAGAAAAAATTTTCGAGAAGCTCGCGTCTTTACCGGTAAACAAACTTTTCAACCGTTTTCCAGACTTTAGCCATTTTATGAGTATCGCTTACTCGCCATCACTCACTTATACAAAACTGTCGGTGTTAACCACCAATGATACTCAACTGAAATCGGAAGTGATTGAACTAGCGAACAATCCCAAGTTTTGTGAACGCATTGGTAAATCTGCACGCAACCTTCAAGATCCCAAGATAGCAATTGGTACGCTTGGAATTGAAAACTCAAGTTTGCTGTTTCCGATTCTTATGGCGAGGCGTCTACTGAGATGGCAAGACAAGCCAACCAAAAATATAGCCCCTAAGCTATGGCAATACTTAATACTGACGGCCAATGTGACGCGATTAAGGCTAGAGCAGGGCAATGCTAAGAACCCTGAGCAAGGCGTACTTCTTGGTGTATTAAGAACGTTAAGCCATTTTGCCGTCGTCAACCATTTTACTCAGCTCTATGAAGACGCATTAGTCGATAAAATGCAGTACTACCGTGAAAACAACATGCGCGATCAATATTACTCATGCGCAGATGTCACACCAAATCTAAGTATTATCCCGAAACTGATTGTCGAGCTAGAACATACACTGACACAAAAGATAGTTGATGCTCTGGATTGGGGCCCGCAGACTCTTCACTTGAAGGTAGCCTTACAAGAAGATTTGGATCAAGTGCCTATTCTTGAAAGAAGCGAGGCCGGTGTGGCTCTGGCTCAAGCGCAAGCTTATGCTATTTACGATGCGTTGGAACGCAGTGATGTGTTTGTCGAGAAACATAAACCGTTCTGGTTTGCTAACGTTCAGATGTCTGCGGAGTCTATTCAACAAATTTGCGCTAAGCAACCTGGTAAAGTGGAGTTAAGCCAGTAA
- the matP gene encoding macrodomain Ter protein MatP → MKYQQLENLECGWKWTYLVNKWKAGESITCHIDTSEADTAVAELRKIEHEPTRVLEWIENHMAPELDNKLKQAIRAKRKRHFNAEQIHTKKKSIDLDYRVWEKLSHRANELGCTLSDAIEYLLSEASRSEKASKAVTSLKEDLSKLLD, encoded by the coding sequence ATGAAATATCAGCAGCTTGAAAATCTTGAATGTGGTTGGAAATGGACTTACTTAGTCAATAAATGGAAAGCTGGTGAATCTATTACTTGCCACATTGATACGAGTGAGGCTGATACTGCAGTCGCTGAACTGAGAAAAATAGAGCACGAGCCGACCCGAGTTCTTGAGTGGATTGAAAACCATATGGCTCCTGAGCTCGATAATAAGCTTAAACAGGCTATTCGTGCTAAACGTAAGCGCCACTTTAATGCAGAGCAGATCCACACGAAGAAGAAATCGATTGATCTTGATTATCGTGTCTGGGAGAAGCTGTCACACCGTGCCAATGAGTTGGGGTGTACACTTTCTGATGCGATTGAATATTTGCTTTCAGAAGCGTCGAGAAGCGAGAAAGCAAGTAAAGCGGTAACTAGCTTAAAAGAAGATTTGAGTAAATTGCTTGATTAA
- a CDS encoding CcoQ/FixQ family Cbb3-type cytochrome c oxidase assembly chaperone, producing the protein MDIGTIHSIWTIVLFVSFIGVVWWAYGKSRKSRFDEAANLVFADEEQAPSKEQGVTKQ; encoded by the coding sequence ATGGATATCGGTACTATTCACAGTATTTGGACCATAGTGCTTTTCGTAAGCTTTATAGGCGTTGTTTGGTGGGCTTATGGCAAGAGCCGTAAGTCTCGTTTCGACGAAGCCGCTAACCTTGTATTCGCTGATGAAGAGCAAGCACCTTCAAAAGAACAAGGAGTGACTAAGCAATGA
- the rmf gene encoding ribosome modulation factor: protein MKRQKRDRLERAQSQGYKAGLNGRSMEACPYQQMDARSYWLGGWRDAREDKHSGLYK, encoded by the coding sequence ATGAAGAGACAAAAGCGTGACCGCTTAGAAAGAGCTCAATCTCAAGGATATAAAGCGGGCCTTAATGGTCGCTCAATGGAGGCATGTCCATACCAGCAGATGGATGCTCGATCTTATTGGCTTGGTGGTTGGCGCGATGCCAGGGAAGATAAACACTCTGGTCTCTACAAATAA
- the ccoN gene encoding cytochrome-c oxidase, cbb3-type subunit I — MSQEKQLEQNYNYTVVRQFTLVTILWGIVGMAVGVLIAAQLVWPQLNFDTPWLTYSRLRPLHTNAVIFAFGTSALFATSYYVVQRTCQQRLFGGPLVAFTFWGWQAIILAAAITLPLGFTSGKEYAELEWPIDIAIAVVWVSYAIVFFGTLITRRTSHIYVANWFFGAFIITVAVLHIVNSMAIPVSMGKSYSIYSGAVDAMVQWWYGHNAVGFLLTAGFLGMMYYFVPKQAERPVYSYRLSIVHFWALISLYIWAGPHHLHYTALPDWTQSLGMVMSLVLFAPSWGGMINGIMTLSGAWHKLRYDPILRFLIVSLSFYGMSTFEGPMMSIKTVNALSHYTDWTIGHVHSGALGWVAMVSIGSVYHLVPKLFGQERMYSVSMVNTHFWLATIGTVLYIVAMWISGVMQGLMWRAVNSDGTLTYSFVESVQASYPFYFVRFLGGFIFLAGMFLMAYNTYKTVSAPKDSLKAIPQPA; from the coding sequence ATGAGCCAAGAAAAGCAGCTTGAACAAAACTACAACTATACAGTCGTTCGTCAGTTTACCTTAGTGACCATTCTCTGGGGTATTGTCGGCATGGCTGTTGGTGTTTTGATTGCCGCTCAATTAGTTTGGCCACAGCTAAACTTTGATACGCCGTGGTTGACGTATAGTCGCTTACGTCCTCTGCATACTAATGCGGTTATTTTCGCGTTCGGTACAAGTGCCCTATTCGCAACGTCTTATTACGTTGTTCAGCGTACCTGTCAGCAACGTTTATTTGGTGGCCCTCTTGTCGCCTTTACCTTCTGGGGTTGGCAAGCCATTATTTTAGCAGCAGCTATTACTCTACCGTTAGGTTTTACCTCTGGTAAAGAGTACGCTGAACTAGAATGGCCAATCGACATCGCCATCGCAGTTGTCTGGGTTTCTTATGCGATTGTGTTCTTCGGAACATTGATCACTCGTAGAACCTCTCACATCTACGTAGCAAACTGGTTCTTCGGTGCCTTTATTATCACTGTCGCTGTCTTACACATCGTAAACAGCATGGCGATCCCTGTCTCTATGGGTAAATCGTACTCGATTTATTCTGGTGCAGTAGACGCAATGGTTCAGTGGTGGTACGGTCACAATGCGGTAGGTTTCCTACTGACAGCTGGTTTCCTAGGTATGATGTACTACTTCGTACCTAAGCAAGCTGAACGTCCTGTTTATTCATACCGTTTGTCTATCGTTCACTTCTGGGCACTAATCTCTCTATACATTTGGGCTGGCCCTCACCACCTACACTACACTGCTCTTCCTGATTGGACGCAGTCACTAGGTATGGTGATGTCACTGGTACTGTTTGCACCTTCTTGGGGTGGTATGATTAACGGTATCATGACGTTATCAGGTGCTTGGCACAAACTTCGTTATGACCCAATTCTTCGTTTCCTAATCGTATCTCTATCGTTCTACGGTATGTCTACGTTCGAAGGTCCAATGATGTCAATTAAGACAGTTAACGCACTGTCTCACTACACTGACTGGACAATCGGTCACGTACACTCTGGTGCTCTAGGCTGGGTTGCAATGGTATCTATCGGTTCGGTATACCACCTTGTTCCTAAGCTGTTCGGCCAAGAGCGTATGTACTCTGTAAGCATGGTTAACACGCACTTCTGGCTAGCAACTATCGGTACAGTTCTGTACATCGTTGCGATGTGGATCTCTGGTGTTATGCAAGGTCTGATGTGGCGCGCAGTGAACTCTGACGGTACGTTGACTTACAGCTTCGTAGAATCTGTTCAAGCGTCTTACCCATTCTACTTTGTACGTTTCCTAGGTGGTTTCATCTTCCTAGCAGGTATGTTCCTAATGGCATACAACACGTACAAGACAGTAAGCGCGCCAAAAGATAGCCTAAAAGCTATCCCACAGCCGGCATAA
- a CDS encoding FixH family protein, whose amino-acid sequence MEKPWYKQFWPWFILSLTVGVSILTLVRVAILTNHSVHLVTEDYYKKGKGINVDISRVNVTKELGLDATVRSEGDTVVIQFNKGQLDHYPAITAMFAHRTLPDHDFTKLITSDARGSYRFKLDNELQGPWFIELTPHDEKWLIQGRVEFPTSSAIQLSN is encoded by the coding sequence ATGGAAAAGCCTTGGTATAAGCAGTTTTGGCCCTGGTTTATACTCTCCCTTACGGTCGGGGTATCTATATTAACTTTGGTTCGAGTCGCGATACTTACTAACCATTCAGTTCATTTGGTGACTGAAGACTATTATAAAAAAGGTAAAGGTATAAATGTCGACATATCAAGAGTTAACGTTACTAAAGAGCTAGGTCTTGACGCTACTGTCCGCTCTGAAGGCGACACCGTAGTGATTCAATTTAATAAAGGCCAGTTAGATCACTATCCTGCGATCACCGCTATGTTTGCTCACCGCACTCTTCCTGATCATGATTTCACTAAGCTTATTACATCTGATGCTCGCGGTAGCTATCGATTCAAACTTGATAATGAGCTTCAAGGCCCATGGTTTATTGAACTGACTCCACATGACGAAAAATGGTTAATCCAAGGTCGTGTTGAGTTCCCAACATCGTCAGCAATACAACTATCCAATTAA
- a CDS encoding AAA family ATPase codes for MNQESWHAVTPQYSRYDAKIQRFSELSLVNFFDIQPRLKQSLDTFTKLAGYSRLLVINSIDNAFYRNLIKDGLSALDSAKPCVTTESLNITSLLGSYICDEKGDIVTKVSGLFDKANGGYLVIPATLLLANPASWQVLRSVLLGQVVNPVNANTKFIALDEPSTKYDIKVVLVGDRHQIADFEYLEPELYTGLALFTEVETELALDNNTIEQYLGFISWMVEHYKLPQPTFGAIHRLMNAGARYTEDQHYMPIEVLWYLALFEEARLTSNQQFISELDLDQALENKYHREAYLPERALADITDGQVIIETKGECIGQVNGLTVIDVPGHPMSYGEPARISCVIHFGDGDISDVERKAELGGNLHAKGMMIMQAFVSSALQLDEPLPYSASVVFEQSYSEVDGDSATLAELCSFVSALSEYPINQQIAVTGAVDQFGRVQAVGGLNEKIEGFYHVCKHQGFTGEQGVILPKTNLKHLALHKDVVESIKKNEFHIWSVSTVDEAIPIIMGKPFRGDDEESVISKIAQRIENFERHEHPPGFVERIKNWFM; via the coding sequence ATGAACCAAGAAAGCTGGCACGCTGTTACCCCTCAATATTCTCGCTACGATGCGAAAATTCAAAGATTTTCTGAGCTAAGCCTAGTCAATTTTTTCGACATTCAGCCTCGTCTGAAACAATCTTTAGATACGTTTACAAAGCTCGCAGGATATAGCCGCCTGCTGGTTATAAATTCTATCGATAATGCTTTCTATCGCAACTTAATTAAAGATGGGTTGAGTGCTCTTGATTCCGCCAAGCCATGTGTAACCACTGAGTCATTGAATATCACATCACTTCTCGGCTCTTACATATGTGACGAAAAAGGTGACATTGTCACCAAAGTCTCAGGGTTATTTGATAAAGCCAACGGTGGTTATTTGGTTATTCCAGCGACACTCCTGCTTGCTAACCCTGCCAGTTGGCAAGTGTTAAGGTCGGTACTGTTGGGACAGGTTGTCAATCCAGTAAATGCAAATACCAAATTCATCGCTCTCGATGAACCATCGACTAAATATGATATTAAAGTCGTACTGGTTGGTGACAGACACCAAATTGCAGACTTCGAATACCTTGAACCTGAGCTTTATACCGGGTTAGCACTTTTTACAGAAGTTGAAACAGAGCTTGCACTTGATAACAATACTATCGAACAGTACTTAGGGTTCATTTCTTGGATGGTTGAGCATTATAAGCTGCCCCAACCTACCTTTGGTGCAATTCACCGTCTTATGAACGCTGGGGCTCGATACACTGAAGATCAGCACTACATGCCTATCGAGGTGCTTTGGTATTTAGCCCTATTTGAAGAAGCACGACTGACCTCTAATCAACAGTTCATATCAGAACTCGACTTAGACCAAGCGTTGGAAAACAAGTATCACCGAGAAGCCTACTTACCTGAGCGTGCGCTAGCCGATATTACCGATGGGCAAGTCATCATTGAAACCAAAGGTGAATGCATTGGCCAAGTCAATGGTCTGACAGTTATTGACGTCCCCGGCCACCCAATGTCATATGGCGAACCGGCACGTATTTCATGTGTTATCCACTTCGGTGATGGTGACATTTCTGATGTAGAGCGCAAAGCCGAGCTTGGTGGCAACCTGCACGCAAAAGGCATGATGATCATGCAAGCCTTCGTCAGCAGCGCCCTACAATTAGATGAGCCCCTACCATATTCTGCTTCCGTCGTGTTTGAACAATCATACAGCGAAGTAGATGGCGACAGCGCAACTCTGGCAGAGCTTTGCTCTTTTGTGAGTGCATTGTCCGAATACCCTATCAATCAACAAATAGCCGTTACCGGCGCAGTGGACCAGTTTGGTCGAGTACAAGCGGTAGGCGGATTGAATGAGAAAATCGAAGGTTTCTACCACGTTTGTAAGCATCAAGGCTTTACTGGCGAACAAGGCGTGATCTTACCTAAAACAAACCTTAAACATTTAGCCCTCCATAAAGATGTCGTGGAAAGCATTAAAAAGAATGAATTTCATATCTGGTCGGTATCAACGGTCGATGAAGCAATTCCTATCATTATGGGTAAGCCGTTTAGAGGCGACGATGAAGAAAGTGTGATTAGTAAGATCGCTCAACGTATTGAAAACTTTGAAAGACATGAACACCCACCGGGTTTTGTGGAACGAATCAAAAACTGGTTCATGTAA
- the fabA gene encoding bifunctional 3-hydroxydecanoyl-ACP dehydratase/trans-2-decenoyl-ACP isomerase codes for MQNKRDSYNREDLLASSQGELFGPGYPQLPAPNMLMMDRISKMSETEGDYGKGLILAELDITPDLWFFDCHFPGDPVMPGCLGLDAMWQLVGFYLGWVGGKGKGRALGVGEVKFTGQILPTAKKVTYEIHMKRVVNRRLVMGLADGRVLVDGKEIYVAKDLKVGLFQDTSAF; via the coding sequence ATGCAAAACAAACGTGATTCTTATAACCGTGAAGATCTTCTAGCATCTAGCCAAGGTGAACTGTTCGGCCCGGGTTACCCTCAGCTACCAGCGCCAAACATGCTAATGATGGATCGCATCAGTAAGATGTCAGAAACAGAAGGCGATTACGGTAAGGGTCTTATCTTAGCTGAACTAGATATTACTCCAGACCTATGGTTCTTTGACTGTCACTTCCCTGGTGACCCAGTAATGCCTGGCTGTCTAGGCCTTGATGCAATGTGGCAGCTTGTTGGTTTCTACCTAGGCTGGGTTGGCGGCAAAGGTAAAGGTCGTGCACTAGGTGTTGGCGAAGTCAAATTCACTGGCCAGATCCTACCTACTGCGAAAAAAGTAACTTACGAAATTCACATGAAACGCGTTGTTAACCGTAGACTGGTTATGGGTCTTGCAGATGGCCGTGTACTTGTTGACGGCAAAGAAATCTACGTAGCGAAAGACCTGAAAGTTGGTCTTTTCCAAGATACGTCAGCGTTTTAA
- a CDS encoding DUF3634 family protein: protein MLYVILIAAILIFWLVAIDRPILKVAFVDGKIVKEKGHFPASFRHNVLEIAHRTPFSGELKVYQQRSGTKLVMSKEINKSVQQRIRNVFPFQGFRSKGNKKSN from the coding sequence ATGCTTTATGTGATTTTGATTGCTGCAATTCTTATATTTTGGTTGGTTGCTATTGACCGACCTATTCTGAAGGTGGCGTTCGTAGACGGAAAAATTGTCAAAGAGAAAGGGCACTTTCCAGCTAGCTTTCGTCATAACGTGTTAGAAATTGCGCATCGCACGCCTTTCAGTGGCGAATTAAAAGTGTACCAACAGCGCTCAGGTACAAAGCTTGTTATGTCGAAAGAGATCAATAAATCAGTTCAACAACGAATTCGCAATGTATTCCCGTTTCAAGGTTTCCGCTCTAAGGGCAATAAAAAGTCAAACTAA
- the ccoO gene encoding cytochrome-c oxidase, cbb3-type subunit II, whose protein sequence is MSSNSNNRHEIVERNVGLLAILIVFAISLGALVEITPLIFQKQTTEPVENLRPYTALEMEGRDIYIREGCNVCHSQMIRPFRSETERYGHYSVAGESVYEHPFLWGSKRTGPDLARVGGRYSDEWHRVHLIDPRELVPESNMPGFPWLEENVLDGKDTQKKLTIFRDQFGVPYTDEQIANASKDVEGKTEMDAIIAYLQSLGHAMK, encoded by the coding sequence ATGAGTTCAAATTCTAACAATCGCCACGAAATTGTAGAACGCAATGTCGGTTTACTCGCGATTCTTATCGTTTTTGCAATCAGTTTAGGTGCTCTAGTTGAGATCACACCTCTGATTTTCCAAAAACAAACCACTGAGCCTGTTGAGAACTTACGTCCTTATACAGCACTTGAAATGGAAGGCCGTGATATTTACATCCGTGAAGGTTGTAACGTATGTCACAGCCAGATGATTCGTCCATTCCGTTCTGAAACGGAGCGTTACGGTCACTACTCTGTTGCTGGTGAAAGTGTATACGAGCACCCATTCCTATGGGGTTCTAAGCGTACAGGTCCTGACCTAGCACGCGTTGGTGGTCGTTACTCTGATGAGTGGCACCGCGTTCACCTAATTGACCCACGTGAGTTGGTTCCTGAGTCAAACATGCCTGGTTTCCCATGGCTTGAAGAGAACGTTCTTGATGGTAAGGACACTCAGAAGAAACTAACAATCTTCCGTGATCAGTTTGGTGTTCCATACACTGATGAGCAAATTGCAAACGCGTCTAAAGATGTAGAAGGTAAAACTGAGATGGATGCCATCATCGCTTACCTTCAATCTCTTGGTCACGCAATGAAATAA
- the ccoP gene encoding cytochrome-c oxidase, cbb3-type subunit III: MTTFWSLWIIIITVGTLVGCAVILYWCLKDKMGVEEGADMGHEYDGIRELNNPLPKWWTYLFVSTFIFAAIYLTLYPGLGSFKGVLGWQSSDQTVRSIEESKASIAASQQNKQLVQYAKELDDADTYFGEAFKKLAYVDGSTELRPIPEIAADNEAVKVGQRLFLQNCSQCHGSDARGLKGFPNLTDDAWLYGGEPEAIVTTVMHGRIGQMPGWKDALGEQGVKEVVSYTLSLSGRSVNAKEAEAGKARFVVCAACHGTDGKGNPAVGAPDLTDQDWLFGGSRADVTETVMNGRSGVMPAWKDILGEDKVQLVSAYVWSLSNSEQ, encoded by the coding sequence ATGACTACATTTTGGAGTCTTTGGATAATCATCATTACAGTCGGTACGTTAGTTGGCTGTGCTGTGATCCTTTATTGGTGCCTTAAGGATAAGATGGGCGTCGAGGAAGGTGCAGACATGGGCCACGAATACGATGGTATTCGTGAGCTTAACAACCCACTACCGAAATGGTGGACTTACCTATTTGTTAGTACGTTTATCTTCGCTGCGATTTACCTAACGCTTTACCCAGGCCTAGGTAGCTTTAAGGGCGTTCTAGGTTGGCAGAGTTCTGACCAAACGGTTCGCTCAATTGAAGAATCAAAAGCGTCGATTGCGGCTTCTCAACAGAACAAGCAACTGGTTCAATACGCTAAAGAGCTTGATGATGCAGATACCTACTTTGGTGAAGCATTCAAGAAACTTGCATACGTAGATGGTTCAACTGAACTGCGCCCTATCCCTGAAATTGCAGCGGATAACGAAGCGGTTAAAGTTGGTCAGCGTCTGTTCCTACAGAACTGTTCTCAATGTCACGGTTCTGATGCTCGTGGTCTGAAAGGTTTCCCTAACCTTACTGATGACGCTTGGCTATATGGCGGTGAGCCAGAAGCTATCGTTACTACAGTAATGCACGGTCGAATCGGTCAAATGCCAGGCTGGAAAGACGCTCTAGGTGAGCAAGGCGTGAAAGAAGTTGTAAGCTACACGCTAAGCCTATCTGGTCGTTCTGTAAACGCAAAAGAAGCCGAAGCTGGTAAAGCACGATTCGTTGTGTGTGCAGCGTGTCACGGTACAGATGGTAAAGGTAACCCAGCAGTGGGCGCACCTGACCTTACTGACCAAGACTGGCTATTTGGTGGTTCACGTGCAGACGTAACTGAAACAGTAATGAACGGTCGTTCGGGCGTAATGCCAGCTTGGAAAGATATTCTAGGCGAAGACAAAGTTCAGCTTGTTTCTGCTTACGTTTGGAGCCTAAGCAACTCGGAACAATAA